One window of the Oncorhynchus mykiss isolate Arlee chromosome 5, USDA_OmykA_1.1, whole genome shotgun sequence genome contains the following:
- the LOC110524318 gene encoding cyclin-dependent kinases regulatory subunit 1 — protein sequence MSKKEIYYSDKYTDEAFEYRHVMLPKQLSKLVPTSHLMTEDEWRGLGVQQSQGWIHYMIHKPEPHILLFRRPLPKD from the exons ATGTCGAAGAAAGAAATTTACTACTCTGACAAGTACACAGATGAAGCATTCGAGTACAG GCATGTTATGCTTCCGAAACAGTTATCCAAGCTGGTGCCCACCTCTCATTTGATGACAGAAGATGAATGGAGGGGTCTGGGGGTGCAGCAGAGCCAGGGCTGGATCCACTACATGATCCACAAGCCAG AGCCGCATATATTGCTTTTCCGAAGACCTCTTCCAAAGGATTGA